AAAGCCGGAACCGGTACGTATTCGCAGGAAGATGCGTACTCAAGCGGACTCTTCATGGGGCGACGAACTCTTCGACATGTCTGACCGAACGATTATAGACTGGCCCGCCTGGACGGCCTCGCCGGCTGGAAGGTACGTGCTCGACTGGGAGCAGGAACAACTCGACCGCGTGGTGTCGAACGTGTTCGGCTACCATGCGCTCCAGCTCGGCCTGCCGCAACTCGACGCGCTGCGCGAGAACCGCATGCCGTGCCGCGGGCTCGTGCTCGACGCCGCCAGCGCGGCCAGCGCGCCTTACAGCGTGCCGGGCACGCACGCCCATGGCATGAACGGCGCCTTCAACGGCACGGCGGCCGGGCTCGCGCACGAGCGCGCGAACGGTTTTCACGCCGCGAGCGGCGGCCCGGCGCTGCACGCGCCAGCCGGGCGCAGCACGGTCTGGTGCGATCTGCTCGACCTGCCCTTCGAGGCACAGAGCGTCGACCTGATCGTGATGCCGCACACGCTCGAATTCACGAGCGATCCGCATCGGCTGCTGCGCGAAGCGGAACGCGTGCTGATGCCCGAGGGTCAATTGCTGATCGTCGGCTTCAACTCGCTATCGCTCTGGGGCGCGCGACAATCGGTCGCAAAACTCACCGGCCATCCGTTCCTGCCCGCCAGCCAGGACCTGATCGCCTTTACCCGGTTGAAAGACTGGATCAAGCTGCTCGGTTTCGAGCTTGAGCGCGGGCGCTTCGGCTGCTATCGTCCGCCGCTCGCCACCGACCAGTGGCTCGGCCGCTATGGCTTCATGGAAGCCGCGGGCGATCGCTGGTGGCCCATTTTCGGCGCGATTTATATGGTCACGGCGATCAAACGCGTGCGCGGCATGCGTCTGATCGGACCGCGCAAGGTCAAGAAGGCCGTGCTGGCGCCAAGTCTCAAGGCGGCCGCCACCACGCCCTCACCCACACGCAACAAGGACTCATGAGCTCACCCGACTTCGTCGAAATCTTCACCGACGGCGCCTGCAAGGGCAATCCCGGCCCCGGCGGCTGGGGCGCGCTGCTGCGCTTCGGCGCCCAGGAAAAGGAACTGTTTGGCGGCGAAGCCAACACGACCAACAACCGCATGGAGCTGATGGCGGTGATCGCCGCGCTCGACGCGCTCAAACGACCGTGCAAGGTGATCGTGCACACCGACTCGCAATACGTGCAGAAAGGCATCAGCGAGTGGATTCACGGCTGGAAGAAGAAGAACTGGATGACGGCAGCGAAAACGCCGGTCAAGAACGACGACCTGTGGAAGCGCCTCGACGCCGCCGTCGCGCAACACGAGGTGGAGTGGCGCTGGGTGAAAGGCCACGCCGGCCATCCGGAGAACGAGCGCGCCGACGCGCTCGCGAACCGCGGCGTCGCCACACTCGCCGAACTCTGAACGCCAGGCGTTTTTTGTTCGCCGCCTTAGCCTCCATTCCCGCGTAACCCGCACGAACTCGCGATACCCGACATGCGCCAGATCATTCTCGATACCGAAACAACCGGCCTGAACGCCCGCACCGGCGACCGCATCATCGAAATCGGCTGCGTCGAACTCGTGAACCGCCGCCTGACCGGCAACAACCTGCACTTCTACGTGAACCCGGAACGCGACAGCGATCCCGGCGCGCTCGCGGTGCACGGCCTCACGACCGAGTTTCTCGCCGACAAACCGAAGTTCGCCGAAGTCGCGGGCGAGATCCTCGACTTCATCAGCGGCGCGGACATCATCATCCACAACGCGCCATTCGACATCGGCTTTCTCGACGCCGAACTCGCGCTGCTCGGCAAGCCCAACTTCAAGACGCACTGCGGCGAGGTGATCGACACGCTCGTGCAGGCCAAGCAGATTTTCCCCGGCAAGCGCAATTCGCTCGACGCGCTGTGCGACCGCTTCGGCATCAGCAACGCGCACCGCACGCTGCACGGCGCCCTGCTCGACTCGGAACTGCTCGCGGAAGTCTATCTGGCGATGACGCGTGGCCAGGAGAGCCTCGTCATCGACATGCTGGGCGAGTCGGCGCAAGCGGGCTCCGTGGCTGCGCCGCGCGTGAAGCTCGACTCGATCGAGTTGCCCGTGATTCTCGCGAACGACGACGAACTCGCCGCGCACAGCGCCGTGCTCGACGGTCTCGACAAGGCCGTGAAGGGGACTTCGGTGTGGCGCACGGAGCCGGTCGCGGCCGAAGCGATCGCCGCCGCTGAATAAATTGCTTAAAGGGGCTTTACAAGATCGAAAATGCCCGGCATAATCTGAATCTCTTCGGGTGGTTAGCTCAGCGGTAGAGCACTGCCTTCACACGGCAGGGGTCACAGGTTCAATCCCTGTACCACCCACCAGAATTCCTGGTGTTGGTAACGACAAACACCGAAGAATAAAAGGCCTCGTTGCGAAAGCAACGAGGCCTTTGCTTTGCGGCGCGAGATGCGAACCGGCGATTCGCCTCGATCCCACCCAACGCCACAACGCCCCCACCCGCCTCAGGATTTCCCTGCCCTACCCGCCCTGGGTGGTTGCCCGGCCTCGCCCCTCTCCTACCGTAGCATCAGATCACACACGATCCGCCTCGGCTCGCTCCGCGCGGACAAGGAGACATCCCATGCACGCGCCGTGCACCGCCATTCCTGCCGCTCCCGCCACTGCCGCATTCGCGATCTCGCCGCACTGACGCGACGCCCGCGGTGTCCCGCCTCCCGTCATCGACCAGATCGTCCGACTTCGCCTGCCCCAGCACGCTTGCGCCGATATCACGAGAAACGCCCATGTCCGCTCCAACGACTTATCAGCCGAAGTCCGCCTGGTCCATCGCGATCCTGCTCACGGCACTTTCCACGATCAATTTCCTCGACAAGATCGTGCTTGGCATGGTGGCCGTGCCGCTCATGGCCGACCTCGGTCTTTCGCCCGCGCGCTTCGGCTTCATCGCGGGCAGCTTCTTCTGGCTGTTCTCGATTTCGACGATCCTCGTGGGCTTCCTCGCGAATCGCGTCGACACGCGCTGGATTCTGCTGGCAATGGGCGCGAGCTGGTCCGTCCTGCAATTGCCGCAAGCCTGGACGACGAGCGTCGTCGCCTTGTTCGCGTGCCGCGTGATACTCGGCGCCGCCGAAGGTCCGGCCTTTCCCACCTCCGTGCACGCGCTCTTCAAGTGGT
The Paraburkholderia acidisoli genome window above contains:
- the rnhA gene encoding ribonuclease HI codes for the protein MSSPDFVEIFTDGACKGNPGPGGWGALLRFGAQEKELFGGEANTTNNRMELMAVIAALDALKRPCKVIVHTDSQYVQKGISEWIHGWKKKNWMTAAKTPVKNDDLWKRLDAAVAQHEVEWRWVKGHAGHPENERADALANRGVATLAEL
- a CDS encoding class I SAM-dependent methyltransferase: MSDRTIIDWPAWTASPAGRYVLDWEQEQLDRVVSNVFGYHALQLGLPQLDALRENRMPCRGLVLDAASAASAPYSVPGTHAHGMNGAFNGTAAGLAHERANGFHAASGGPALHAPAGRSTVWCDLLDLPFEAQSVDLIVMPHTLEFTSDPHRLLREAERVLMPEGQLLIVGFNSLSLWGARQSVAKLTGHPFLPASQDLIAFTRLKDWIKLLGFELERGRFGCYRPPLATDQWLGRYGFMEAAGDRWWPIFGAIYMVTAIKRVRGMRLIGPRKVKKAVLAPSLKAAATTPSPTRNKDS
- the dnaQ gene encoding DNA polymerase III subunit epsilon, whose translation is MRQIILDTETTGLNARTGDRIIEIGCVELVNRRLTGNNLHFYVNPERDSDPGALAVHGLTTEFLADKPKFAEVAGEILDFISGADIIIHNAPFDIGFLDAELALLGKPNFKTHCGEVIDTLVQAKQIFPGKRNSLDALCDRFGISNAHRTLHGALLDSELLAEVYLAMTRGQESLVIDMLGESAQAGSVAAPRVKLDSIELPVILANDDELAAHSAVLDGLDKAVKGTSVWRTEPVAAEAIAAAE